A region from the Wolbachia endosymbiont (group A) of Rhinocyllus conicus genome encodes:
- a CDS encoding peptidylprolyl isomerase, with protein sequence MNVKNFFTKVTVVLLACLLVFMGIGNLLSGDDEKEEVARVGKEVITSDEYKSLYQNYEKQISGSDASREQVKKLKYDLLNALIEQKLLFNLISELGLTVGEESIKNHIKNTKYFQNDKGEFDKNKFHETLNDLHMTEKEYIAKLEKVLPAMMFMTSLFKDNYPVTFGERVDEQIYKSRYQTRVVDIVKITEDAVTNIPEPDDQALLDLYERNKSHFYYPEYRTAQYISLGQKYFEDQIKISDEEVDGIIEQQELKDQRDVFNVIFSTKEEAETARRAFEEGKTSFEQIVGEFGKAKLEETRVNNITKDFLPEDVREKVFALKVGEVSEVLASSFGWHIIKVESAHQISDEDLVDLKKDIKSVLTNQKSFERVNDFINQVNYKIYNGSEIEEILSEYNLPIQTIGPVDASGKDQSGNNVGDSSDLISFIFSREKDQKGYFKGVGDAVVSVKIIDIVPPKLQSFEEGRALAVELWCSEFIKERMFKIGQEVAVQLREKTDLEEIQGVELVKGQQMQRNEVDQQNYPFSFVEEIFNMKTTGSVTDPIQYNNEIIIGVLKEMHSSNGKLNTLDTGKRVMISLKEQLISYLESKYKVEVNHAILDDI encoded by the coding sequence ATGAATGTTAAAAATTTTTTCACTAAAGTAACCGTTGTCCTTTTAGCTTGCTTATTAGTCTTCATGGGAATTGGCAACCTTTTATCAGGTGATGATGAAAAAGAAGAGGTAGCTAGGGTTGGAAAAGAAGTTATAACGTCAGATGAGTATAAATCACTATATCAAAATTATGAAAAGCAAATTTCTGGATCTGATGCGAGTAGAGAACAAGTAAAAAAGCTGAAATATGATTTGCTTAACGCACTTATAGAGCAAAAACTATTGTTTAACCTAATTAGTGAGCTGGGGTTGACAGTTGGAGAAGAGTCTATAAAAAACCATATTAAAAATACCAAATACTTTCAAAATGATAAAGGCGAATTTGACAAAAATAAATTCCATGAAACGCTAAATGACCTGCATATGACAGAGAAAGAGTATATAGCAAAGCTAGAGAAAGTTCTGCCTGCAATGATGTTCATGACTTCGTTATTTAAAGATAATTATCCGGTAACTTTTGGCGAGAGAGTTGATGAGCAGATATACAAAAGTCGCTACCAAACTAGAGTGGTTGATATTGTTAAAATAACTGAAGATGCAGTTACAAACATTCCTGAACCAGATGATCAAGCCTTACTTGATTTGTACGAAAGAAATAAATCCCATTTTTATTATCCTGAGTATCGAACTGCGCAATATATTTCCCTAGGCCAAAAGTATTTTGAAGATCAAATCAAGATCTCAGATGAAGAAGTTGATGGTATAATAGAACAACAGGAACTAAAAGATCAAAGAGATGTATTCAATGTAATATTTTCTACCAAAGAAGAAGCTGAGACAGCAAGAAGAGCATTTGAGGAGGGTAAAACAAGCTTTGAACAGATAGTAGGAGAGTTTGGCAAAGCAAAACTTGAGGAAACTAGAGTAAATAATATAACTAAGGATTTTTTACCAGAAGACGTGAGGGAAAAGGTATTTGCTCTCAAAGTAGGTGAAGTAAGTGAAGTTTTAGCAAGCAGTTTTGGTTGGCATATAATAAAAGTGGAAAGTGCGCATCAAATCTCTGATGAAGACTTAGTTGATTTAAAAAAAGACATAAAGTCAGTTCTAACTAACCAAAAGTCTTTTGAAAGAGTCAATGATTTCATAAACCAAGTGAACTATAAGATATACAATGGTTCAGAAATTGAAGAAATATTGAGTGAATATAATTTACCTATACAAACTATTGGTCCAGTAGATGCGAGTGGAAAAGATCAAAGCGGTAATAACGTAGGAGATTCTAGTGATTTGATTTCTTTCATTTTTTCGCGAGAAAAGGATCAGAAAGGTTATTTCAAGGGCGTTGGGGACGCTGTTGTTAGTGTAAAAATCATTGATATCGTTCCACCCAAATTGCAAAGTTTTGAAGAAGGCAGGGCATTAGCGGTAGAGCTTTGGTGTAGTGAGTTTATAAAAGAAAGAATGTTTAAAATTGGGCAAGAGGTTGCAGTTCAACTAAGAGAAAAAACAGATTTGGAAGAAATTCAAGGTGTGGAATTAGTTAAAGGTCAGCAGATGCAACGCAATGAAGTGGATCAACAAAACTACCCCTTTTCTTTTGTAGAAGAGATTTTCAATATGAAAACAACTGGTTCAGTGACAGACCCTATTCAATACAATAATGAAATTATAATAGGTGTTCTAAAAGAAATGCATTCATCAAATGGTAAATTAAACACGCTTGACACCGGAAAACGTGTGATGATATCGCTAAAAGAGCAATTAATTAGCTATCTGGAATCAAAGTATAAAGTCGAAGTTAATCACGCTATACTTGATGATATATAG
- a CDS encoding cell cycle transcriptional regulator TrcR — translation MGDAFLMSMESSKGNNDRNKQFLMQIAAWLVDNTGLTFNQIAQCCRLALEEVQDIADEEIEVEKYNPIISGVITEKEIDDCKKNSNRVPNLIIKNIKKRSKAIGSILGLASTARRRDKPDAIYYLVKKFPILDNNVIAKLISTTNYTVEQVRDGSHHNMQNIKPQDPVLLGLCSQKNLEAEVEKAKVEEEKQERLKNIKNSY, via the coding sequence ATGGGAGATGCTTTTTTGATGTCAATGGAATCTTCTAAGGGCAATAACGATAGAAATAAACAGTTTCTAATGCAAATAGCTGCTTGGTTAGTAGACAACACTGGTTTAACTTTTAATCAAATAGCACAATGCTGTAGGTTGGCCCTTGAAGAAGTACAAGACATAGCTGATGAGGAAATAGAAGTTGAAAAATATAACCCTATTATTTCTGGGGTAATTACTGAAAAAGAAATCGATGATTGCAAAAAAAATTCAAACCGTGTACCAAATTTGATTATAAAAAATATAAAAAAAAGGAGTAAAGCGATTGGTAGCATTCTTGGCCTTGCCTCTACGGCAAGGCGTAGAGATAAACCTGATGCGATTTATTATTTAGTAAAAAAATTTCCTATCTTGGATAATAACGTTATAGCTAAATTAATTAGTACAACAAATTACACAGTTGAGCAAGTAAGAGATGGATCTCATCATAACATGCAAAATATAAAACCCCAAGATCCTGTACTACTTGGCTTATGTAGTCAAAAAAATTTAGAAGCAGAAGTGGAAAAAGCAAAAGTAGAAGAAGAGAAGCAAGAAAGGTTAAAAAATATAAAGAATAGCTATTGA
- the rho gene encoding transcription termination factor Rho → MTTINEDVLAKGKVTAQPEKSEQIHNNDTVKQMVNEGTEKNRKTLDLSELKEKTAEELLELAEERKISTNGKSNGRMLKQEMIFSLMKKMSEEGGITTGSGIVEILPDGFGFLRSASANYAPSTDDVYISNGQIKKFNLRTGDMACGEIRPPGDKERYFTLTKVQSINSTEVSELRKYVHFDNLLPLYPEESIVLECNSGDDKKGLSMRAIDIVAPLGKGQRALVVAPPRTGKTVLLQQMANSIAINHPEIELIVLLIDERPEEVTDMIRSVKGEVVSSTFDEPAYRHVQLAEIVIEKAKRMVEHKKDVVILLDNITRLARAYNAVIPSSGKVLTGGVDSNALQRPKRFFGAARNIENGGSLTIIATALIDTGSKMDEVIFEEFKGTGNAEIILDRKLSDKRIFPAIDITKSGTRKEELLVDKAILNKIWVLRRILNPMGSVEAMEFLRDKLLLTKSNADFFNSMNH, encoded by the coding sequence ATGACAACAATCAATGAAGATGTTTTGGCAAAAGGAAAGGTTACAGCTCAACCTGAAAAAAGTGAGCAAATTCACAATAACGATACAGTAAAACAGATGGTCAATGAAGGTACTGAGAAAAACAGAAAAACATTAGATCTGAGCGAATTAAAAGAGAAAACAGCAGAAGAATTGTTAGAGTTAGCTGAAGAAAGAAAAATTTCAACTAACGGTAAAAGCAATGGTAGAATGCTAAAGCAGGAAATGATATTCAGCTTAATGAAGAAAATGAGCGAAGAAGGAGGCATAACCACAGGGAGTGGAATAGTGGAAATATTGCCTGATGGTTTCGGTTTCTTACGTTCAGCAAGTGCAAATTATGCTCCAAGTACCGATGATGTTTATATTTCTAACGGGCAAATAAAGAAGTTTAATTTACGTACAGGAGATATGGCATGTGGAGAAATAAGGCCACCTGGTGATAAAGAAAGATATTTTACTTTAACTAAGGTTCAAAGTATAAACTCTACTGAAGTCAGTGAATTAAGAAAGTACGTCCATTTTGATAATTTGCTTCCTCTTTATCCTGAGGAAAGCATAGTACTTGAGTGTAATAGTGGTGATGATAAAAAAGGCTTAAGCATGCGTGCTATAGATATAGTAGCTCCTCTTGGGAAAGGGCAAAGAGCGTTAGTAGTTGCTCCACCTCGCACAGGAAAAACTGTATTGCTTCAGCAAATGGCTAACTCTATAGCTATAAATCACCCTGAAATAGAATTAATAGTGTTACTTATAGATGAAAGACCTGAAGAAGTAACAGATATGATACGTTCTGTAAAAGGTGAGGTAGTGAGTTCTACGTTTGATGAGCCTGCTTACCGTCACGTACAGCTTGCTGAAATAGTAATAGAAAAAGCTAAAAGAATGGTTGAGCATAAAAAAGATGTGGTAATCCTACTTGACAATATTACTAGACTTGCACGTGCTTATAACGCTGTTATTCCTTCGTCTGGGAAAGTTCTAACTGGTGGTGTGGATTCAAATGCACTGCAGAGACCCAAGCGTTTTTTTGGAGCGGCTCGTAATATTGAAAATGGTGGTTCTTTGACAATCATCGCTACAGCTCTTATAGACACTGGTTCAAAAATGGATGAGGTTATTTTTGAAGAGTTTAAAGGTACAGGAAACGCTGAGATTATACTTGATAGAAAACTTTCTGATAAACGTATATTTCCAGCTATTGACATTACAAAATCCGGAACAAGGAAGGAAGAGCTATTAGTTGATAAGGCTATACTAAATAAAATATGGGTGTTGCGTAGAATACTCAATCCTATGGGATCTGTTGAAGCAATGGAATTTTTACGTGACAAACTACTTTTAACAAAGAGCAATGCTGACTTTTTTAACTCCATGAATCACTAA
- a CDS encoding IS630 family transposase (programmed frameshift), with product MALRSKLLDEKVVNLAKEMLKKVRNNAYVSKKLQAVIAGKESSISAVARICKISRTALTEWIKHLKFGRVEKLFAPSQRRRKSKLNKNQRKQIEIWVEKNPNITIKEVRIKISEEFDLNIGKSTVHREIQRMKFSYITPRPMHHKQDKNKQEEFKKYFNKIVNSHPEKEVFFDESRFGTHSKIGHGWFKKGIRTQVKIKIGRQNFYIYSAVNPRSGKEISLLAPYVNTDCMNIFLEQMSKDLGTKEAFLVMDCASWHRSKSLKFQENITIIYLPPYSPELNPVERLWQYIKHNTLRNRVYDTIGLLEDVVCNFIVSISSTTIKRVCNVSYLFD from the exons ATGGCATTAAGGTCAAAACTATTAGACGAAAAAGTTGTAAATTTGGCGAAAGAAATGTTAAAAAAGGTCAGAAATAATGCATATGTTTCAAAAAAGTTACAAGCGGTAATAGCAGGAAAAGAAAGTAGTATAAGCGCTGTAGCAAGAATATGTAAAATTTCAAGGACTGCTTTGACTGAATGGATAAAGCATCTAAAATTTGGTAGAGTAGAAAAACTATTTGCCCCGTCTCAGCGGCGAAGAAAAAGCAAATTAAACAAAAATCAACGTAAGCAAATTGAAATATGGGTAGAAAAAAATCCAAATATTACTATTAAGGAAGTGCGAATAAAAATCTCAGAGGAATTTGACCTAAACATCGGTAAATCAACAGTGCACCGTGAGATACAAAGGATGAAATTTTCTTACATAACACCAAGGCCAATGCACCATAAACAAGATAAAAACAAGCAAGAAGAGTTTAAAAAATACTTCAATAAAATAGTCAATTCCCACCCTGAAAAGGAGGTA TTTTTTGATGAATCACGATTTGGAACTCATTCAAAAATCGGACACGGATGGTTCAAAAAAGGGATCAGAACGCAGGTTAAAATAAAAATCGGTAGACAAAATTTCTATATCTACAGTGCGGTAAATCCAAGAAGTGGTAAGGAAATTAGCCTACTTGCTCCATATGTAAACACTGATTGTATGAATATATTTCTGGAGCAGATGTCGAAAGATTTAGGCACGAAAGAAGCCTTTCTTGTAATGGATTGTGCAAGTTGGCATAGATCAAAAAGTTTGAAATTTCAGGAAAACATTACCATTATATACTTGCCTCCTTATTCACCTGAACTGAATCCTGTTGAGAGGTTGTGGCAATATATCAAACACAATACTTTACGCAACAGAGTCTACGATACCATAGGCTTACTTGAAGATGTTGTGTGTAATTTTATTGTCAGTATTTCCAGCACTACTATTAAACGAGTTTGTAATGTTTCTTATTTGTTCGATTAG
- a CDS encoding aspartate carbamoyltransferase catalytic subunit, with amino-acid sequence MHKRRNLLNISDLTVDDVENITKLANQYLKKEAANSHILENKTVINLFFEDSTRTLASFEIAAKSLGANVVTLPIRSSSINKGEDLKDMIKTLNAMNPDYIIIRQKNSGIVNMLAKNVSCSLINAGDGSSEHPTQALADYLVISSHKKQIKDLKVVICGDILHSRVARSNIRLLKMFGAEISLVAPPTLICKHFPEVDSVHYSLIEGIKDADVIMLLRLQKERMNNSCFVPSEKEYFHLYGLDSQKLSYAKPDAIVMHPGPINRGIEISSDVADCVILQQVEFGLAIRKAVLHYYRPC; translated from the coding sequence ATGCACAAGAGAAGGAATTTGTTAAACATCTCAGACCTTACAGTCGATGATGTAGAAAATATAACTAAGTTGGCTAACCAGTACCTTAAAAAAGAAGCTGCAAATAGTCATATCTTGGAAAATAAGACAGTAATAAATTTATTCTTTGAAGATTCAACGCGTACACTTGCGTCTTTTGAAATAGCAGCAAAAAGCCTTGGAGCAAATGTTGTAACTTTGCCAATAAGATCTTCTTCTATTAACAAGGGAGAAGATCTAAAAGACATGATCAAAACATTAAATGCAATGAATCCTGACTATATAATAATCAGGCAAAAAAATAGCGGTATTGTTAATATGCTGGCTAAGAATGTTAGCTGCTCGCTAATCAACGCAGGCGATGGAAGCAGTGAACACCCAACTCAAGCTCTTGCAGATTATCTTGTAATCAGCAGTCATAAAAAGCAAATAAAGGATCTCAAAGTTGTGATATGTGGAGATATTCTGCACAGCAGAGTTGCAAGGTCAAATATAAGGTTGCTAAAAATGTTTGGAGCAGAGATAAGCTTGGTCGCACCACCAACTTTGATTTGTAAGCATTTTCCTGAAGTAGATTCAGTCCATTATTCATTAATTGAAGGTATAAAGGATGCTGATGTAATCATGCTTTTAAGACTGCAGAAAGAGCGCATGAATAATAGTTGTTTTGTTCCTTCAGAGAAAGAATATTTTCATTTGTATGGACTTGATTCACAAAAGCTATCATACGCAAAACCAGATGCGATTGTTATGCACCCAGGGCCAATAAATAGAGGGATTGAGATTAGCAGCGATGTAGCAGATTGTGTTATTTTACAGCAAGTAGAATTTGGATTGGCAATACGTAAGGCAGTGCTGCACTATTATAGGCCTTGTTAA
- a CDS encoding extracellular solute-binding protein, producing MKKAFIFTSLIAVVLIVITFLYKNSGTDNSQVVNVYSSRKEELVRTLFDEFTKNTGIKVRYIIDDYSQLLSRMENGGEADLLLTADAVNLILAKKRGLLSQVDSEILKSVIPAKFRDSEDYWFGLTKRTRILVYNKESVNPKNLSTYGDLANEKWKGKILVRSSTSPYNRSLIAFMIANNGFEKTKEWVSGIVSNMARKPSGGDTDQIYAVAAGEGDVAIVNSYYFARILSSENKKNVIDKLGAFFPNRNDHGVMVNISGAAVTKNAKNRENAIVLLEFLVSKQAQELYAKKNQEYPVIEGVETSDILKSWGNYPQSDLPLSELEKHLFEAVMIADECKWK from the coding sequence ATGAAAAAAGCCTTTATATTCACATCCTTAATAGCAGTTGTATTAATAGTCATTACTTTTTTGTATAAAAACAGCGGAACTGACAATTCACAAGTAGTGAATGTCTATTCATCGCGCAAAGAAGAATTAGTACGTACTTTATTTGATGAATTTACAAAAAATACAGGCATTAAAGTACGTTACATCATTGATGATTATTCTCAGCTACTTTCACGCATGGAAAATGGCGGTGAAGCTGACTTACTTTTAACTGCAGATGCAGTGAACCTGATTTTGGCAAAAAAAAGAGGGCTTTTATCTCAAGTGGATTCAGAGATTTTAAAAAGTGTTATACCTGCAAAATTTAGAGATAGTGAAGATTATTGGTTTGGCCTTACAAAAAGAACCAGAATATTGGTTTATAATAAAGAGTCAGTAAATCCTAAAAACTTAAGTACTTATGGAGATTTAGCAAATGAAAAATGGAAAGGAAAAATATTAGTGCGTTCTTCTACAAGTCCATATAACCGGTCGTTGATTGCTTTTATGATTGCAAATAATGGTTTTGAAAAGACGAAAGAATGGGTAAGTGGAATTGTGAGTAATATGGCAAGAAAACCAAGTGGTGGTGATACTGACCAAATTTATGCTGTAGCTGCTGGTGAAGGAGATGTTGCAATAGTAAATAGTTATTACTTTGCAAGAATTCTTTCATCAGAAAATAAAAAGAATGTTATAGACAAGCTAGGGGCTTTTTTTCCTAATCGCAATGATCACGGCGTAATGGTAAACATCAGTGGTGCAGCAGTAACAAAAAACGCAAAAAACAGGGAAAATGCTATAGTCTTATTGGAATTTTTAGTAAGCAAGCAGGCTCAAGAGCTATACGCTAAAAAAAACCAAGAATACCCTGTTATTGAAGGCGTTGAAACTTCCGATATACTAAAGTCTTGGGGAAATTATCCACAAAGTGATTTACCTCTAAGTGAACTTGAGAAGCATCTTTTTGAGGCTGTTATGATAGCGGATGAGTGTAAGTGGAAGTAA